A genome region from bacterium SCSIO 12844 includes the following:
- a CDS encoding TetR family transcriptional regulator, giving the protein MPLKMRNAANHLIEVASDLFAKYGFDSVSVRQIAKASDLNIASISYYFGSKDELYVACAKDLVRYLLEKIEAFNEKDYPDANERLNAYLKQRIATYLDPRASIIFNLYLREKLTPTKAYDIIFKAIDELAKQSYDLFKQTYGHLSEYELITKHLGLSGYLLLLVTSKEKLFNDLNIKNDTQAIDIIFDQLNQLFLK; this is encoded by the coding sequence ATGCCATTAAAAATGAGAAATGCTGCCAATCATCTAATAGAAGTAGCATCCGATCTATTTGCTAAATACGGTTTTGATAGCGTTTCAGTTCGCCAAATTGCCAAGGCATCTGATTTAAATATCGCTTCTATTTCATATTATTTTGGCAGTAAAGATGAACTTTATGTTGCTTGTGCAAAAGACTTAGTACGTTATCTTTTAGAGAAAATAGAAGCCTTTAATGAAAAGGACTACCCTGATGCAAATGAACGCTTAAATGCTTATCTAAAACAAAGAATTGCAACCTATCTTGATCCAAGGGCTTCAATCATTTTTAATCTATATTTACGTGAAAAACTCACACCCACTAAAGCCTATGATATTATCTTTAAAGCCATCGATGAGCTAGCAAAGCAAAGCTATGATTTATTTAAACAAACATATGGACATTTATCTGAGTATGAATTGATTACTAAACATTTAGGCCTAAGTGGTTATTTATTACTTTTAGTAACATCAAAAGAAAAGCTATTCAATGACTTAAATATAAAAAATGACACTCAAGCTATTGATATTATCTTTGATCAATTAAATCAGCTATTTCTTAAATAA
- a CDS encoding outer membrane protein transport protein, which translates to MKLYFKFLFYSFILFIFNAITTNVFASAYQVFEQDARSLGTYHAGSSATANDASTVWYNPAGMTNLESQQFSLGSEFVNTRIIYDGTQTNVGQITSTTPQPVNNLDGGTFTPVPNFYYVFPYKQWAFGVGIVAPFGAETNYGNGTALQYSGTKTQLQTIDFIPAIAFKVNDYLSFGIGADITYVRGEFDNSFAYINDSFAPTNIYVTNRGDDWTFGTHIGTLVNINKNNRIGLVYHSKMTANLTGYTKMSGDTSGVTIIGSPTSGYNFSTQIILPAWWDLGYYSRLSDRLSLMASVIYTQWNSVQQTELKNVVTPFGTSYQNVLIIQDFKNTWNFSLGATFDITPKWQIKAGVGYDMTPTTDEYRNIQIPDQNRFILATGIEYTPIESLTIALSYAHFFVKDASINVTQEITGTFQTTNGTVKSSADLVGLQLIWRI; encoded by the coding sequence GTGAAATTATATTTTAAATTTTTATTTTATTCTTTTATTTTATTTATTTTCAATGCAATAACTACTAACGTTTTTGCAAGTGCCTATCAAGTCTTTGAACAAGATGCCAGAAGCCTTGGTACTTATCATGCCGGTAGTTCAGCAACTGCAAATGATGCATCTACAGTATGGTATAACCCAGCTGGCATGACTAATTTAGAGTCACAACAGTTTAGTCTAGGTAGTGAATTTGTTAATACTCGAATTATTTATGATGGTACACAAACAAATGTTGGCCAGATTACTTCAACTACGCCTCAGCCAGTGAATAATCTTGACGGTGGTACATTTACTCCTGTACCTAATTTTTACTATGTTTTCCCTTATAAACAGTGGGCATTTGGTGTAGGTATTGTTGCACCTTTCGGTGCAGAAACTAATTATGGTAATGGCACTGCATTACAATATTCTGGTACTAAAACTCAATTACAAACAATTGACTTTATTCCAGCAATTGCCTTTAAAGTTAATGATTACCTCTCTTTTGGTATTGGTGCTGATATTACCTATGTTAGGGGTGAATTTGATAATTCTTTTGCTTATATCAATGATAGCTTTGCCCCTACCAATATTTATGTAACAAATCGCGGTGATGACTGGACTTTTGGTACTCATATTGGAACCTTAGTTAATATTAATAAAAACAATCGTATTGGGTTAGTCTATCACTCAAAAATGACGGCCAATTTAACTGGCTACACTAAAATGTCTGGTGATACTTCAGGTGTGACGATTATTGGCTCACCTACATCAGGCTATAACTTTAGTACACAAATTATCCTACCTGCATGGTGGGACTTAGGTTATTATTCTCGTTTAAGCGATCGACTTTCTCTAATGGCTTCGGTTATTTACACTCAATGGAACTCAGTTCAACAAACCGAATTAAAAAATGTAGTCACACCATTTGGTACTTCATATCAAAATGTTCTCATTATTCAAGATTTTAAAAACACTTGGAACTTCTCACTTGGTGCTACTTTTGATATAACACCAAAATGGCAAATTAAAGCAGGTGTTGGTTATGATATGACTCCGACAACAGATGAGTATAGAAATATACAAATACCTGATCAAAACCGCTTTATTTTAGCAACAGGTATTGAATATACACCAATTGAATCATTAACGATTGCATTATCTTATGCACACTTCTTTGTTAAAGATGCATCGATTAATGTGACCCAAGAAATTACTGGCACTTTCCAAACAACTAATGGCACAGTTAAGTCCTCTGCTGATTTAGTCGGTTTACAATTAATTTGGAGAATATAG
- a CDS encoding homocysteine S-methyltransferase family protein, with translation MKLSNLLKIYDYIFYDGPMETRVEYGWNLPLDKEMSIFRLLETQKGKDALRELYRRDIEVAISANVPIILNAPTFRASKEHCQRLALQDDLAYINLINQKCIDFVRSISSEYKDFAEKIVITAPIGPKFAGFTPDKITDLEAEINYHSEQINAVVTAGVDLISIAAMPGGVECIGAAIAASQTNCDYSVGFVLNKEGALLDGMSINQLIDEIENATNRKPIGYIIGCTHPSVAKVVLSENPKLAGYIIGIKANGSSKPPEALLKLTSPEADSPCDFADDIYQLQNYAKLKIIGGCCGTDAQHLKALIDRFVSS, from the coding sequence ATGAAGTTATCAAACTTATTAAAAATATATGACTATATTTTTTATGATGGTCCAATGGAAACAAGAGTTGAGTATGGTTGGAACTTACCTTTAGATAAAGAAATGTCAATTTTTCGTTTATTAGAAACACAAAAGGGCAAAGATGCATTAAGAGAGCTTTATCGTAGAGATATTGAAGTTGCTATCTCAGCGAATGTACCAATTATATTAAATGCACCAACATTTAGAGCATCAAAGGAACACTGTCAACGTTTAGCTCTTCAAGATGATTTAGCTTATATCAATCTGATTAATCAAAAATGCATAGACTTTGTTCGATCTATTAGTAGCGAATATAAAGACTTTGCAGAAAAAATAGTTATTACGGCACCGATTGGACCTAAGTTTGCAGGTTTTACCCCTGATAAAATAACGGATTTAGAAGCTGAGATTAATTATCATAGCGAACAAATTAATGCAGTGGTTACTGCTGGCGTAGATTTAATCTCTATTGCAGCAATGCCTGGGGGAGTTGAGTGCATTGGTGCTGCAATTGCAGCCAGTCAAACAAATTGTGATTATAGCGTTGGGTTTGTCTTAAATAAAGAAGGGGCGTTACTTGATGGTATGTCCATTAATCAATTAATTGATGAAATTGAAAATGCTACGAATAGAAAGCCCATTGGTTATATTATTGGTTGTACACACCCAAGTGTTGCTAAAGTAGTATTATCAGAAAATCCAAAGTTAGCTGGTTATATTATAGGGATTAAAGCTAATGGCTCTTCAAAGCCACCTGAGGCGCTATTAAAACTAACCTCCCCTGAGGCAGATAGTCCTTGTGATTTTGCAGATGATATTTATCAATTACAAAATTACGCAAAACTTAAAATCATAGGCGGTTGCTGTGGTACAGATGCACAACATCTAAAAGCATTAATCGATCGATTTGTTAGTAGTTAA
- a CDS encoding MFS transporter, whose amino-acid sequence MLKKIAPCFFAIIIDALGFGLVYPTLAALFTAANSPVLPIDATGSLRHFYLGLGYMLYPLCMFFGASFMGDLSDVWGRKRVLLICMFGISLSFCLMAVGVLAQSLWLLFLGRGLSGLAAGSQPIAQACIADISTNKNKAKNMALISMSYSVGVVLGPLIGGVMSDQALVGWFNYATPFIVAATLALIAVIWLFFFKDTHVVVSHKKLSLIRPIQIFIEAFYHKTICRLALVFLLMQVGFSIYFQFIIVHMKYVHHYSNWQLGALQGMLGLGFALGILIGIPLALRYFKPRSIAIITLFLTGFLQLVSAMITVELLQWPLAVFIAVFDMMAFSSLLTLFSNAVNDQLQGWVMGISGSVMAVAWIITGLSANSLSLLTTATLIAIGGGILILSSIILYRSGV is encoded by the coding sequence ATGTTAAAAAAAATTGCGCCGTGTTTTTTTGCAATTATAATCGATGCGTTAGGCTTTGGCTTAGTTTATCCAACACTTGCTGCATTATTTACAGCAGCCAATAGTCCCGTTTTACCAATAGATGCGACCGGCAGCTTACGTCATTTTTATTTAGGGCTTGGTTATATGCTATATCCTTTATGTATGTTTTTTGGTGCCTCTTTTATGGGTGACTTATCTGATGTTTGGGGGCGTAAAAGGGTCTTACTTATTTGTATGTTTGGCATATCATTAAGTTTTTGTTTAATGGCAGTAGGTGTTCTAGCACAAAGCTTATGGTTGCTTTTTTTAGGTAGAGGTTTATCAGGCTTAGCTGCAGGAAGTCAGCCAATTGCACAAGCCTGTATTGCTGATATTAGTACTAATAAGAATAAAGCAAAAAATATGGCTTTAATCTCAATGAGCTATAGCGTTGGTGTGGTCTTAGGGCCATTAATTGGGGGAGTGATGTCAGATCAGGCGCTAGTTGGGTGGTTTAATTATGCAACACCATTTATTGTTGCCGCTACTTTAGCATTAATTGCCGTTATTTGGTTGTTCTTTTTTAAAGATACTCATGTTGTTGTCAGTCACAAAAAATTGTCATTAATAAGACCAATACAAATCTTTATAGAGGCTTTCTATCATAAAACGATTTGTAGATTAGCGTTAGTTTTTCTATTAATGCAAGTTGGCTTTAGTATTTATTTTCAATTTATTATTGTGCATATGAAATATGTACATCATTATTCAAATTGGCAGTTAGGCGCATTACAAGGTATGCTTGGCTTAGGCTTTGCTTTAGGTATTTTAATTGGTATACCGCTGGCATTACGTTATTTTAAACCTAGATCAATCGCGATTATTACACTATTTTTAACCGGATTTTTACAATTAGTCTCAGCTATGATTACAGTTGAATTATTACAATGGCCACTTGCCGTATTCATTGCTGTATTTGACATGATGGCATTTTCAAGCTTATTAACTTTATTCTCTAATGCAGTGAATGATCAATTACAGGGCTGGGTTATGGGTATTTCAGGCTCTGTAATGGCAGTTGCTTGGATCATTACAGGCTTAAGTGCAAATAGTTTAAGCTTATTAACAACAGCAACACTCATTGCTATTGGTGGCGGAATCCTTATTTTATCAAGTATCATATTATATCGAAGTGGGGTGTAA
- a CDS encoding FUSC family protein, whose translation MKNLIRFDKLRQLCCILLPSASIAFITHQDFWLLAAFYAVCSIIPYSEHKNLKFALLMLVGLFLATEVLSYLIIQYPLIFIISLVIIGFIISVIEKNKPSYRPISAYLFIGLIYSSFEINHYFIHRSLDVISLIFLLSLTSLFLGILFETHHTQKLAISFKLKKTDSLDYLAYPTVLMITLVLWYLFNIPQPQWFIWSALTVTSLNIDQTHQKLIKRLKGASIGLPLGIISIFIIQLLCAPYSHLLQLIHYLSFMGIILSLRAFKHYIHGFAVRCFFISLFASDYFISISLNRICDVLLGGLIGYSLSYSLNHLKLLQKHIY comes from the coding sequence ATGAAAAATTTAATTCGATTTGATAAACTACGACAATTATGTTGTATCTTATTACCTAGCGCAAGTATTGCTTTTATAACACACCAAGACTTCTGGTTATTAGCAGCCTTTTATGCTGTTTGTAGTATTATTCCCTACTCAGAGCATAAAAACTTAAAATTTGCCTTATTGATGTTAGTTGGCTTATTTCTAGCGACAGAAGTACTGTCTTATTTAATCATTCAATACCCACTTATATTTATCATAAGCTTAGTTATTATTGGTTTTATCATCAGTGTTATTGAAAAAAATAAACCATCCTATCGCCCAATTAGTGCCTATTTATTTATTGGACTTATCTATTCTAGTTTTGAGATTAATCATTACTTTATACATCGAAGTTTAGATGTTATAAGCCTTATTTTTCTATTAAGCTTAACAAGCTTATTTTTAGGTATTTTATTTGAAACACATCATACACAGAAATTAGCAATTAGTTTTAAACTAAAAAAAACAGATTCACTAGATTATTTAGCTTATCCAACTGTCTTAATGATAACACTTGTTTTATGGTATCTCTTTAACATACCACAACCACAATGGTTTATTTGGTCGGCATTAACCGTTACAAGCCTAAATATCGATCAAACACATCAAAAATTGATCAAACGACTTAAAGGAGCATCTATTGGATTACCACTTGGCATCATCAGTATTTTTATAATTCAATTATTATGCGCACCATACAGCCATCTTCTGCAATTAATACATTACCTTAGCTTTATGGGTATCATTTTAAGTTTAAGAGCATTTAAACACTATATTCATGGTTTTGCCGTGCGTTGTTTTTTTATTAGCCTTTTTGCCAGTGATTATTTTATTTCAATTAGCTTAAATCGTATTTGTGATGTCCTATTAGGCGGACTCATTGGCTATTCTTTAAGTTATAGCTTAAATCATCTTAAATTGTTGCAAAAACACATTTATTAA
- a CDS encoding S8 family serine peptidase, producing MKKLLAGAIGSILCLSATGFASDLSFTVKLKDNANINSINALDTSSLQSIAKLSNVQKQNNQYVFVFKTNDNAQSLSTNNANTQEADNFHKAMEITRALQKDDSIEYAVYRGIKMKAIGLNPPNLVVKDATISGSGSRWDEQWDMHGPYSVHADSAWDQLKNKNLSDVTVAITDTGIASNAPTDINNRVIRGLYFSQSGSEPVTFTNDPTDHGPGSGFHGTHVAGTIGAQGPVVLGVTAKAPSVKLVAVKVLSDSGSGSFDAVDAGVEWAVGANPGYDMIPTSAPVNEHPAQVVNLSLGAQKQPWTSDKDWNTFAQEYCKKWQYVVDAAHQHNATLVIAAGNGNYFGPTDVSESLPAGCTSGDSVIVSATGPEGEMAFYSNTANNPKTVGNNFPVKAPGGNDSDRKHTEKEILSTINNGYGFMQGTSMATPHVVGVAALVYAVNSGINYQDVQKKLQSSTTDGILDASIAVN from the coding sequence ATGAAAAAGTTATTAGCGGGTGCAATTGGCTCAATACTATGCTTAAGTGCAACAGGGTTTGCCTCAGACTTAAGTTTTACAGTGAAGTTAAAAGATAATGCTAATATCAATTCGATTAATGCATTAGATACTTCAAGCCTTCAATCGATTGCCAAGCTTAGCAATGTACAAAAGCAAAATAATCAATATGTCTTTGTTTTTAAAACCAATGATAATGCACAGTCATTAAGCACAAATAATGCCAACACACAAGAAGCTGATAACTTTCATAAAGCCATGGAAATTACACGAGCATTACAAAAAGATGACTCAATTGAGTATGCTGTTTATCGTGGTATTAAAATGAAAGCAATTGGTCTAAACCCACCTAATTTAGTCGTTAAAGATGCAACGATTTCAGGTTCAGGTAGCCGTTGGGATGAACAATGGGATATGCATGGCCCATATAGTGTTCATGCAGATAGCGCATGGGATCAACTGAAAAATAAAAATCTCTCTGATGTAACTGTTGCTATTACCGATACTGGTATTGCGTCTAATGCACCGACTGACATCAATAACCGAGTCATTCGAGGATTGTATTTTAGTCAAAGTGGTTCAGAGCCTGTCACCTTTACCAATGATCCAACAGATCATGGTCCTGGTAGTGGTTTCCATGGTACACATGTTGCTGGTACCATTGGTGCTCAAGGTCCAGTTGTCCTTGGTGTTACAGCTAAAGCACCTTCGGTTAAATTAGTAGCCGTTAAAGTATTAAGTGATAGTGGCTCTGGTAGTTTTGATGCTGTTGATGCTGGTGTTGAATGGGCAGTTGGTGCAAATCCAGGTTACGATATGATTCCAACAAGTGCACCTGTTAATGAACATCCAGCACAAGTTGTTAATTTATCTCTTGGCGCACAGAAACAACCATGGACTAGTGATAAAGATTGGAATACATTTGCTCAAGAGTATTGTAAAAAATGGCAATATGTTGTTGATGCAGCTCATCAACATAATGCAACTTTAGTAATTGCTGCAGGTAATGGTAACTACTTTGGTCCAACTGATGTCTCTGAATCTTTACCTGCCGGCTGTACTAGTGGTGACTCTGTGATTGTCTCAGCAACAGGTCCAGAAGGTGAAATGGCATTTTACTCTAATACGGCCAATAACCCAAAAACTGTTGGTAATAACTTCCCAGTCAAAGCACCTGGTGGCAATGACTCAGATCGCAAGCACACTGAAAAAGAAATTTTATCAACGATTAATAACGGCTATGGCTTTATGCAGGGTACTTCTATGGCAACACCTCATGTTGTGGGTGTCGCAGCATTAGTTTACGCTGTTAATAGCGGTATTAATTATCAAGATGT